The region aaaaagttgaaatctCGATGTAAGAACATTTGTCAAGTTCAAGGCCtaactttaacaaaaaaaaatccagaCCCTAATGTGTGAACAATTATCAAGTTCAAGacctaacttgaaaaaaaaataaacccCAAGATAAAAAAATTACGGCTCAAAATGTGATTTAACCTAAAAGAACTTTTATGTATTAAAAAATGCAACACGCGGCCATATTTAAACTCCACATGAGGAGTTAAAATATTACAACATTAGTATAacaattatcaaataataatccatggtaattgttattaatattattgatATACGGAGGAGATTGTGGTGTCCCAAAACAATGGGCAAAAAGTCATATTTGCCTTTTCGCATTGAGGTCCCAATTTTACATATGAGAGGTCATGTATTATTTTGTGATTAAGGTAATGATTAATAAGTGGTCAGTCTTAGTTTGGGTAGAATACACTATGATGTGAAAGGGAGCATTTCAATTTAGACAATAGGAGAAATAAAGGgatatgaataaaaatttaattcaaagattaaagcatataaaaatatgtaaattcgaatgtttatatatataggCAAATATCCAATCCAGTCCCTAAATTTAACCCAATTTGAAAATGGGAAAAGACACCAAGCTTGAGTGCTTGATTAAAAAGCAAGAAACTGTAAAACACGGAACATTACATGATTGGCAAATTAAACCATAGACATGttcaaatgttttttttcttaaactaaATTACTTTTTTTCTCTTCATCATCTGTAAATGTCAAGGAACTGCCATCCTTTCGTTTTTTCCGGCATAGGTTTCCAGTGTTCTAAACAGTATAATGCTGCTGGATCGTATCGATATCCAGCCCCTTGAGTTTCACCACGGACTCGACGTGCCCTTTGAGTGTATGAAGCTCTCGAAGCCTATAAAACCGACATCAGAAATCCGTGATCGAGTCATAAAATGAACAGTTATAGATTTTAGTGTTAATGAATAAGGCATGATGGGTTAATCTGTTACCTTGCAACTTCGGCTCGTCTCTTGGCCTGCTCGGCGATCTCCGATAACTCCCGGTAACTGTTCTTGTCATTGAAGAGATTAGAAGTTTCCGGTGGTTGAAGTCCGTGCAATGTTCTTTGAGCAAGTGCCCATTGTGCTTCCCTTTCTTCTTTGCCATAATCTTTCTTTGTGGTGAATGCAGTCTGTGATGGAGGCTGGGTTAGTAAATACGAAAGCGACTCGACTAATATGTGTAAACCAAGTATGTATATACCTTGTTTTCGAGTAGGTTGAGCCAAGCTTTTCCGCTTAAGATGTAACGGATGGCGAACTTCATTATATCCAATGGTACGTAGAAAACTATACTGTAGAGCCATATGACACCAGCCCATCCCCAACCAATTCCTTTGATCCTTGCAAATCCCCAGTTTGCATATACAGCAATCAAAGTTGCAACCTATAACCAACACGGGAATCGATTAATTCGATGCTTTACGACTCAGAAATGAGTGTAGGGATATAGGTACGTGTTCTTACAAGCTGTGCAATGATGAAGGCAGTGACCAATAGTAGTCCGGGACGCTCAGCGTACGACCAGCTACGCGATCTAGTTACGAAGATCAGAGCCTGGCTCACAATGCTCACTTGTAAGTATAAAGCGCCCATCATCTCATGGTCTCGTTCTCGTAGAGATCGAACACCGAATTTGTCCTGCATTTTTCGATACAAACTGTTAAGAGATTAAGCTGAAATCAAAAACGAAGTTTGAATACTTTCAGTGGgtataaattgcaaaaattttcaGCACTGCGTACCGAGAAGAAGTCGGTATCATGCATGACCCAGAAGAATATGACAGTCATCAATGCCAAGTAGCCTCCAAGCACGATTCCAGTGGCAAAAATTTCTTTCAGTTTCCAGCTATCAGGCAAGGGAGATGGCTTGACTCGATCCTTTGAGATTGTCATAATGGTTCCTGGAGTAATATTTGATTCAATTGATGTTAATACTCGGATTTGAAGCATGGAACACGAGAAGAAGATAAGTCATGTGTAAGTTATGTAATAATCTACGTACCATCATTAAGAATGGCAATGATCAAAACCATGAATGGCGAAAAATCAAACTTCCAGATGAGAGCGATAAACAAAAATCCGAACTACAGAAAATCCGAGACAAAAGATCACATGAATGAATCAATACCTGTAGGTTCATGTAATCAATAATTAATTCGTATAAAACCATTTTATCATGTACTAACCACAATACGGATCGTGATCGAAACTGCGTAGATCTGCGAAAGTAAACAAACACGAAAAGGTCATGCATCGCAAAGCATAATGCATATAAATCTTCAGAAATATGTTATAGAGGGGAGATCCACTTACAGTATAGTTCTTCATCCTTTGGAAAATGGCTCTGCTAGTTAACACTGCACTTATAATAACACTCAGCCCCGGTTCTGTGAGAACAATGTCGGAAGCACTTCGTGCGGCATCTGTAGCATCAGCCACTGCAATACCGATATCTGCCTTCTTTAAAGCAGGAGCATCGTTAACACCATCTCCAGTCATTCCACAAATATGCTTCCTCTCTTGTAATTTCCTCACAATTTCGTATTTGTGCTCTGTAAAGTGTGATACAAAGGTTTTATGTTACTCGAGACCCCGAAGACAAAAGAGTTCACATTTGCGAATAGCCAGGATATGTCAAAACAAGTTACCTGGAAACACTCCCGCAAACCCATCGGCCTTCTCAATCAACTCTTCCACAGGAAGGGCAGCTATGCTTGCATCTTTGTCTTGACCTAGCAAAGAAGCAGAAGGATACATGTTCGTCCCCATTCCGAGTCTGCGGCCAGTCTCTTTTGCAATCGCAAGTTGATCACCTGGACATAAGTACAAAAGCATAACTACTAAATTGCTGCAATGAATGAAGTAACAAATGGAATTATCCATTGGTGAACTCGGTTAGAGGATTCATTACCAGTAATCATCTTAACATTCACACCAAGATGAAGAGCTTGGCGAATGGTTTCCGCACTGTCATGCCTTGGAGGATCAAACAGAGGCAATAAGCCGACAAATTGCCATGGAGTGCCGGCGCTTTCTTTTGTTTTCTCCGGCACTTGCTGGAAAGTGTAGGAAATTTGGCAAGTATAAGGGAACATTTTAATATTCAAACTACATAATAGTGATtagaacatcatgatttcaagAAAGAAACCTGTCTGGAAACGGCTAAAGAACGAAGCCCACGTTCCGCAAACTTGTCGATGATAGAATGAACTCTCTTCTTAAGATCTTCTTTTGCATTGCAAAGGGCCAAGATCTGTCAACAGATATGATAAATTAAACGACATGGAGGCCCTTCACAATGTTTATACCATCAGTAAATAGTGATAACAAGGTTACCTGTTCGGGAGCACCTTTGCTTGCTCGATGCCAGTTGCCATTGGAATCAATGTAAGTCAATGCAGTTCTCTTGTCTACAGGATTGAAAGGCAAGAAATGCACCTCTCTAATACCAGCTCTCGCCTGTATGTACAACATATCGAACATAAATATTCCCCTTCGATAATGGGAGCAATATAGAGAAGAAACGGTTATATACCTCCTTAGGGTCGGCAAGCATTCCAACAATGGCAGCATCGATAGCATCTTGATTTTCAGTTCTAGAGGCCCTTGCAGCAAGCAAGACAACGTGCTCCTTATCAGCATCCTTTACAAACACCTCAATCAAGTTTTTATCGACACTCAGCTTGTTGAGCGTCAATGTTCCTGTCTTATCACTGCAAAGGACATCCATACCAGCCATTTCTTCGATGGCGGTCATACGCTTGGTGATAGCACCCTGCTGAGACAGCCTGTGAGATCCAATGGCCATGGTGACAGACAAAACAGTCGGCATAGCAATGGGAATACCACCGATCAAGAGGACCAAAAGATTGTCGATCCCATCCCGGTACTTGCGGTGTTGAATCGGATACATGACAACGATCTCGACCAACATACCAATGGCAATGGAGCAAATACAAAAGTTTCCAATAGCAGTGAGCACCTTTTGGAAGTGTCCTACTTGGTTAGTGCTATCCACAAGATGTGCAGCCTTCCCGAAGAAGGTATGCACACCGGTAGCGATAACAATGGCTTCAATTTCACCCTGTTTACAAGTTGAACCTGAGAAGACTTCATCCCCGGGATTCTTCGTAACGGGAAGCGATTCTCCGGTTAAGGCGGATTGATCAACCTTTAATGGATCGCCTTCAAGAAGACGAGCATCGGCCGGGATGATATCTCCCAATTTGATGCTAATGATGTCTCCAGGAACCAGAATTGCTGCTTCTTGCTCAGTCCATTTACCATCCCTTAGCACCTATAATTTCACaaccatataaattcaataacAATTCCATCATAAACATTAACTCTTAGCCATCGCAAAGATTCTATAATATGCATCAAAGTTTTCATGGGTCAAGTTGATCTAGATTTCAATCAAGTTAATGGATGGTAGTAATATTATACATAGATAAACAAATTCTACAAGGTTTAAaatatagaactcaaattttgttcaaatctactcatatttataaataattaactcAAACTCATTTAGTAcaacatataatattttttaaaatttataaaatatatatttgtttctatttaatatttaataattttattttcacttttatttaatttgtaagcATATAAACaactaatatattttttaatatttacattttataatatatatatatataaagaaaagagaaataaagtaTTATGAAACCGAAAACAGGCTGAGCTGAGTTTGAACGTTTGATATTGAAACGTAAACTCAActcatattatttgtttaattttcagatttaaaatttttattcaaacctTTCAAATGTTAAATCAAccttcaaatttaaattttgagtctTGAACAACTACACTACCACTGCTACTAAACAGCCCAAAAACGAACCCAAATCTCGACATAAGCATCGGAACTTAACCTGAAGCACCTTTCAACCCTATTTACTTAGatgaaaatgtattaaaaattacCTTGGTTTTGGGAGCAAGACCAGCCATAAGAGCAGCAGCAGCATTACCAGCattattttcttcaataaaactGATGGTAGAGTTAATCACCAATAAACAAACGATACCGACGAAATCTTGCCAATCCGGCGGCTTCCCATCACCGTTGGCTAAAGCAATGGCCATGATTGCAGCAGCTTCCATGACCCATGACAACGGATTCCACATGAACCCCAAAAACTTGAGAATTTTGCTCTCCTGTTCATTTTAAagcataattttaatatttattatgattGCAGACGTAATAACCATCGAAATTAAATCCTTAGTAAAGCATCATAATAAGACCTTTTTCTCCTCGAGCTTGTTGGGGCCAAAAATCTGAAGCCTGTTGACTCCCTCGTCTGAGCTTAAACCTTCTCTGGTACATTTCAGCTGCTCAAACACTTCCTCGATGGGGATTTTTTCCTATAAATAAAGCAATTATCCAGAAAttagaaattatattttagaaaaaagcaaaggaaaatttttatttttaaagaaaaaaaagagaggaaaaggtGGTAAAGTACCTTAAAATTCCCAAACTATCATAAAAACAAATCGCTTTCAAATCAAAAACACAAACAAAAAACCACTTTATTCAGTACAAGTAAAAGATTAAACCGTAGCCAACTGTATAACCGTCTTGTCCTGTCCTCGGGTTtcacattttaatatatattttcttttagagATTATTACTTGAGGGTTTGTTTGGATAGAGAGAAAAAAACCTGAAAGAAAATTAAACACCCAGtagtattttacaatttatttttttatagtatcaaaattatattttagcctATTAGAAATTTTAGGATTACTCCtttgttttcaatattttaaaatatatttaataaagtacaaaaataattgtttttaaatatatttgtcgCATGGTCAAAAGGTAGCTTCCGGTTTAATAGTACACAGCACATGGGATGTATCAGTTGATTtgactttcttttcctttttcgagGAAAATCGGTTTATTTGACCTCTAATATTTCGATATAAAAACATTAGttttatagaaaattattttattcttgGATCTAATAATAATTCTAATTATCAGGCAATTATATGGTGTAAATAGCATGttataaagttattaaaataatgataccATAAAAACTTATGTAGATTGAATCTTAGTTATCAATATAAAGGAACGATGAatagttttaaataaatatgatcagatgttataatcaaattatttaaaaaatttatatttttacttaagaacagaaaattaaaccaaataaatactTCTAAATACAAgctaaattaaaacttaatcaaatttaataaataccaatagaaatcaaatcaaatgctataatttaaattgattttctagattttttttcTCACCCTTAccgatatttaattttaattttttttataatttttttctcgtaATTTATAAGGCGTATCatgtatcaatttttttttggacCTGATGTCAAATAAAGTAAGAGTAAAATTCgctaattttctttcttttatcagCATGGCTGACTCAAAAACTTTTCACGGGAAAGTGACAAGGAAAAGCAGACCAGTGTAGATCTcattttaaaaagataaacaGAGCAAACAAGCTTAACAAAATGTAGAAGACGATCCATTTTAGTagtcgaattttttttttaaatttaaaactatttaagaaaatactagaaaaataaaaagactattACCAGATCAACAGTCTCGTTCTTGATCTCTTCAAGACTAATACCGGCCATGTTTCAGTTTCCACGACGATCACCACCACCGGCAACGGCggcttaagaaaaaaaaagagcacTCGAAAtgaagtaaaacaaaaaaaaaacaaactcgAGAGAAGAGGAATCAAAAACTCCtggaattatgaaataaatgaagaGAGAGAGATTGGATTTGAGGTGGAAAAAGTAAAGACCATTGAATGGAACTTTCAGATTCccgagaaacaaacagaaaatagAGAGAGAAAAGGAGAGATTTttgtgtatgttttttttttttcttctcttctgcgTAACACTGAAAGGCTAAGCTTTTTATATACTCTCAAATAAGAGAGAAGATGCGACTTTGTACAATcacattaaaattattatactaGATTTTTATAATCACAATTTTCCCtatttaaatgtgttattattgtattaaaattCTATATACTAAATTTAGGTCCAGTTGGCAAAAGCGGAATCGCACCCAAATTCAGTCTTATGTAGTTATAATTTGCACCcaaacttataaataaatgtaGTCTAAACTCTCTTGTAGAGGCTAACAAGGGCCCCACtccccaaaattaaaaaaattattatttaagttctttaaaattttaaattataaaaatttgatttaatcatataaaaattataaagatatagactataaaaaattaaaatgtcattTGGTCCTCTAATATCATTTGAATTCGACaatagtgaattttatttttctctgcCCGTAATTTTCCCCAAAAGgagttttcacgtaaaatttgtttgttttattttttttcttattgctttACCATCGTTTTATATTACAATTATCAAAGTTAGTTTTTACATTTGTGATTACTCCcacatatttatatttgtattcTGATTGTACTGCACTTTTAACactttctaaaaaataaatatttaaaagaaagttAATATTAAAAAGAACTGAATCAATTTTCAATTGAACTGTGATTGAAGTGGCAAAGAGTCTGTATTCAAGTTTTCAGTTTCGATacccccttataaaaaaatttaagatatcTGGCGTACCAATGCATCCAACATTTATTGATATATAGTTATTAATGTTAACTTCTATTATTTGATACACAGACAGGAGAGTTCTTTTAGACTCCACAAATAAGTTGAGAGCGTGATaagtgatatatttatttatgtaatttttttttgttatactcTATTATATATTTGTCAAACCATTAATCCGCTTGTGAAAATTAAAAAACtcgattttttaaataattttatttattaatttatatatattaattttgataaatggaaaatattaattatactatcacatatttattttttaatttaattaatacataaataattttcaaatttacattaTATTCCTactcactttttttttcaaaattaccgGCCTGTAATCATGCCTTCACCGAATACTTACTCTGTCAAAAGATATGTTTATGGTAAATCGTTTTCAAATTTtcgattattttaaaatttttagtaaaatattttattaagatatttattaaagaaatttttcactattttttttatttgatgagtagtttaaaaattttgtcatatatatctttttaaatattttctctttattaaaGACAGTGAGAtatgttgattgagtcttagcttgattGGTATGACCATTGTTGCCAATGCAGCAGGAAATGAGTTTAAGTGCGCTGAagcatattatcctcctatttatgggatGGAGAGGGGCTATGAGTAATTCTAGATATTATGTAAAAGAAGCTGATATGATTAGAAACATGGGTGAACCAGAAAATTTTTGGaggccaaaattaaattatatatttttacgatagtaaaaagcatttcaccattttaatatttatatctttataatttttaagaattaaatcaaattgttATCATTTTTAGGGTGTAAAGTGCAATTtcatctttactaatttaaattttataaatctttCTATTTTAGAGGGGTCAACGCCCTACCAATCCCCTTAACTATACCCTTGATTAAAACCTATAacgagattatttaaaaaaagaaataaactatattatatatagttcaagataaataatttattacaagATCTTCTACAGCTATATATTTTCTTGCTTTGAACAAATTTTCACTATTGAATGTCTGTACTTACCTATTCTATTTctctccatatatatatatatataaaaataccttataattaatcattttattattaaattatatgaattttagttcagattacattttagccACTTATGTTTTAATGTtgcattttagttacttatgttatcgtgttgtaacattttagtcattgagcccgTTAATTGCTATTAACTGTGTAACGATAAGTTGAAATGGCATGTTAAATcgtcatttcaaacaaaattttcaagttaatttCTACAATCGGTCCTCATATCTTTTTGTTTTGAGcagtttaattttctttattttatatttttttaactttccttttttttgtcccattctcttctacttctccctTGGTtctcctcccttctccatttcgtttaacgtagtttttctatgtttttcatttgttaaactagttcctatacttttatttttttttttgaactatttaattttttcaagtgAGGCGAACTTGTGGACtagttttaagaaataaaaaacatagaaaaattacattaaaagaaACGAAGAaaggaggaaaatagagggagaagcagaagatgatggaaaaagaaaagttaaaagaacataaaaaaaattgttcaaatgaaaaaaaaatatagggaccaatcgtagaatttaacctaaaatttttcgtttaaaatgatgatttaacgtgtcacatCAGCTTCCCCTTTCACCGTTAATGACAATTAAcgactcaatgactaaaatgttacgacatgataacgtaagtgactaaaacgtaacattaaagcataagtaactaaaatataatccaaagcaaacaaaagtgactattttaataatttaccctaaaatttatatatttgatcAACAATCTAATTCGAGGCCATAGCAaaagtctatatatatatatttgtacattcCAATGTTAGATTTAACATTGAGATTCGATCATGAAGATACTATCATCCCACATTTATataaaaaccctaatttcttATTAATATCAAACCCTAATCTTAACATCTAatcaataatatatttaataataaaattttagaaaaaaaatttaattcactcGTGGAAAAAGCATGAAACGACATTCAAAAAGTATAAAACGGCTTTGATTTTGTACTCCACGGTCAAAAGAAACCGTTAACGTGAAGCAAAATAATTTGTTAATagtaaataattttactttatatttagtatttttaaatactatataAATTAAGATATGtttaataaatgtaaaaaataaataaagtctaaGATTAGGTATTATCcgtataaaaaaatatgaagaaaaaatTTTCGACtgacaataaatttttttatttttcattatattattaaattcacgttttaaaataaaaaagttggaGTAAAATAGAAGTtatgatatttatatgtttaaaaatacttataatttaataaaaatagtgaTGATTATTACgcgtttaaaaatattataatttagtttacaattattagttaaaaaatattgtgctaattttaagatagaatgattatttgaatAGGATtctaaacattttaattattgaataattaatatattagagttaataatgttaatattgTTTTATATTGTATGTTGAATATGTTAGAAATGTTACGTTAATTAtcacaattaaaaatataatatttaaaacattCGATTAAATATTAAACGTGTAAACTCATATGCAAATTTTTTGaatgatttcattataggttctgatcatatctgtcCCTTTTTAAGAACATATCTAAAACTACTCATAGCttctccccaacccataaataggaggaaaATGCGCTTCAGGGCACTCGAATCCACTTCCTTAtgtattgacaataatattcatgccggtcgagttaagactcaattggcTTTGTTCGAATgatattaaagtatttttaaaatataatatacatacattaataatttatgtatttaatattagAATGTCATGCATGTAGGCATTAATAGGCATTAATTGAGACATGTcaaggttaaaaaaaaaaaacagtaggCGATTGCACATGgaagcataataataataataataataattaggatGCATGATTATTGcctatttattctattttttattggttttttttacatattaatatttaagtagTTTTTGATtatataaatagaaggataatgcgtttcaatgAACTTAAATCTACATACTCCTGCATTAATAACAATGTCCATACCAATCGAACTAAAATTCAATCGAcaattgaaatatatttaattaaacatGTGACCAGCACGACTCTCACATATTTCTGGAATACgtaaacataaaacaaattattattaaatagataaattatattataaaaatatatatttttatttaaaataacaataaataataaacaaagtaCTACTTGGAGGTAAGTTGACTTTGGAAAGGGTAAATGTCCCTAATTGTTCCAGATATTGtcctttcaatttaattaaataacacataataaatgttttatttttgacccaaatcctttaaaaaattatttcaagtcCTTTCGAACCACTGTAGGggctaaaatataattaatagaaAAGATGCCTATTACCTCTTATTTAGACAACGACATTCTTAATTTGTTATTTAATGctagtttagttaattaagtttatttttattattttaaagtaatttttgacTCGAGGTTTTCTAAGTATCGTTTGTTAAAAGCCGATGAACTTCTTAACAGATTCGATATTGTGTTATTGGTGAAAAGAAATAATTTCGCAAATAGGTATTGTGTCATTTTTTGGGGTAAATTACATTCgaggtcattaaactattagtaaatttatgttttagttacttaattttaataagttacaaaatggtcaatgagttattaaaattgttattgtatGGCCTTTTCTGTTTGCACCATTGGCACCAATTGAAAGCTATTCTTCCCATTCTTTTTTACAGTTCAGTTTTTGttatgaaacaattttaaactttACGAATCcgcaaaccaaaattcaaacaatctTTTTTGGAACGAGCCTCGGTCCAACCCGACTCGACCCGTGGACAACTCTAGGCTAAAGATGAATCATAAATTATTGAGAGagacaaaatgtaattttaccattatattaatttataatttcataaacttcaaagaaactaaaaagtatatatatcatttttttttaaacttgtcaGGTCACCGGTTCATCGATCCAACTAGTTTTTTGGTAGGCTCGTACTGATCTAAACGATTCAAAACCACTTTCCGAATCTAATTGGTCCGA is a window of Gossypium hirsutum isolate 1008001.06 chromosome D08, Gossypium_hirsutum_v2.1, whole genome shotgun sequence DNA encoding:
- the LOC107920291 gene encoding plasma membrane ATPase 4 → MAGISLEEIKNETVDLEKIPIEEVFEQLKCTREGLSSDEGVNRLQIFGPNKLEEKKESKILKFLGFMWNPLSWVMEAAAIMAIALANGDGKPPDWQDFVGIVCLLVINSTISFIEENNAGNAAAALMAGLAPKTKVLRDGKWTEQEAAILVPGDIISIKLGDIIPADARLLEGDPLKVDQSALTGESLPVTKNPGDEVFSGSTCKQGEIEAIVIATGVHTFFGKAAHLVDSTNQVGHFQKVLTAIGNFCICSIAIGMLVEIVVMYPIQHRKYRDGIDNLLVLLIGGIPIAMPTVLSVTMAIGSHRLSQQGAITKRMTAIEEMAGMDVLCSDKTGTLTLNKLSVDKNLIEVFVKDADKEHVVLLAARASRTENQDAIDAAIVGMLADPKEARAGIREVHFLPFNPVDKRTALTYIDSNGNWHRASKGAPEQILALCNAKEDLKKRVHSIIDKFAERGLRSLAVSRQQVPEKTKESAGTPWQFVGLLPLFDPPRHDSAETIRQALHLGVNVKMITGDQLAIAKETGRRLGMGTNMYPSASLLGQDKDASIAALPVEELIEKADGFAGVFPEHKYEIVRKLQERKHICGMTGDGVNDAPALKKADIGIAVADATDAARSASDIVLTEPGLSVIISAVLTSRAIFQRMKNYTIYAVSITIRIVFGFLFIALIWKFDFSPFMVLIIAILNDGTIMTISKDRVKPSPLPDSWKLKEIFATGIVLGGYLALMTVIFFWVMHDTDFFSDKFGVRSLRERDHEMMGALYLQVSIVSQALIFVTRSRSWSYAERPGLLLVTAFIIAQLVATLIAVYANWGFARIKGIGWGWAGVIWLYSIVFYVPLDIMKFAIRYILSGKAWLNLLENKTAFTTKKDYGKEEREAQWALAQRTLHGLQPPETSNLFNDKNSYRELSEIAEQAKRRAEVARLRELHTLKGHVESVVKLKGLDIDTIQQHYTV